Proteins from one Salvelinus alpinus chromosome 34, SLU_Salpinus.1, whole genome shotgun sequence genomic window:
- the LOC139563838 gene encoding RNA polymerase-associated protein RTF1 homolog — protein MVNVKKRKGRVVIDSDSEDSASDDNLDQELLSLATKRKRVDSDDQQDDQQDDQQDNQPVSKPAASSDSETSDSDDEWTAGGPKVKKKVKPGKPTATEKKKEAAKKRVHKAASSRSSGGDSSADSSAPEEGEVSDSESNSSASSSDSSSEDDVFRDGYGEDLMGDEEDRARLEQMTEKEREQELFNRIEKREVLKRRFEIKKKLKTAKKKEKEEKKKKHEEEHKKRERSSSGHHEDRSHQDQQVVMSHNKERRTKRDEKLDKKSQAMEELKAEREKKKTKTADLLAKRPKRQPLKTSEVYSDDEEEEEEEDDDKSSVKSDRSSHSSSYSEDEEKEETPPKSQPVSLPDELNRVRLSRHKLERWCHMPFFQKTVSGCFVRIGIGNSSSKPVYRVAEIVDVVETAKVYQLGTTRTNKGLQLRHGGDTRVFRLEFVSNQEFTENEFMKWKEAMIIASMQVPTLDEINKKEQAIKEACNYKFNDKDIEDIVKEKDRFRKAPSNYAMKKTSLLKDKAMAEESGEGDRAKEIQDQLNELEERAEHLDRQRTKNISAISYINQRNRSWNIVESEKALVAEGQNAKLQMDPFTRRQCKPTMVSNARDPSVHAAILQHLNEKYGEGSGKEMDLEFEMGRGAGQAALKVIDPTKNTSDLSEDLFKVHDFDVKIDLQVPNAEAKSLSVSANTLAVKDGAPRRSLNLEDYKKRRGLI, from the exons ATGGTGAATGTAAAGAAACGGAAAGGTCGAGTTGTTATCGACTCTGACTCTGAAGACAGCGCTAGTGATGATAATTTAGATCAG GAGCTCCTGTCTCTGGCCACCAAGAGGAAGAGGGTGGACTCGGATGACCAGCAGGACGACCAGCAGGATGACCAGCAGGACAACCAGCCGGTCAGCAAGCCCGCAGCCTCATcagactcagagacatcagacagtGATGATGAG TGGACCGCCGGTGGTCCTAAAGTCAAGAAGAAGGTCAAGCCAGGGAAACCGACGGcaacagagaagaagaaagaggcAGCGAAGAAGAGGGTTCATAAAGCTGCTTCGTCCAGGAGTTCTGGCGGAGACAGTTCTGCTGACAGCTCTGCCCCCGAGGAGG GTGAGGTGTCTGACTCAGAGAGCAATAGCTCTGCCTCCAGCTCAGACTCCTCGTCGGAGGACGATGTCTTCAGGGACGGCTACGGAGAGGACCTGATGGGAGACGAGGAGGACAGGGCTCGGCTGGAGCAGAtgactgagaaggagagggagcaggagCTCTTCAACAGGATAGAGAAGAGGGAGGTGCTCAAGAGGAG ATTTGAAATTAAAAAGAAGCTGAAAACGGCgaagaagaaggagaaagaggagaagaaaaagaaacaCGAAGAAGAACATAAGAAGCGTGAGAGATCATCCAGCGGCCATCATGAGGACAGAAGTCATCAGGACCAGCAAGTG GTTATGTCTCACAACAAGGAGAGGAGAACTAAACGGGATGAGAAGCTGGATAAAAAGTCTCAGGCCATGGAGGAactgaaagcagagagagagaagaagaaaacaaAGACAG CGGACCTCCTGGCGAAACGGCCGAAACGGCAGCCCCTGAAAACCAGCGAGGTTTACTCGgacgatgaggaggaggaagaggaggaggatgacgacAAATCATCTGTAAAGAGCGATCGCAGTTCACACTCTTCATCTTATTCCGAAGACGAGGA GAAAGAGGAGACGCCGCCGAAGTCGCAGCCCGTGTCACTACCGGACGAACTGAACCGCGTGCGTCTGTCCCGACACAAACTGGAGCGCTGGTGTCACATGCCGTTCTTCCAGAAGACCGTGAGCGGCTGCTTCGTACGGATCGGCATCGGCAACAGTAGTAGCAAACCAGTTTACAGG GTGGCTGAAATAGTTGACGTGGTAGAGACGGCTAAGGTGTACCAGTTGGGAACGACCCGGACGAACAAAGGACTACAGTTACG GCATGGTGGTGACACCCGAGTCTTCAGACTGGAGTTTGTGTCCAATCAGGAGTTCACAGAAAACGAGTTCATGAAGTGGAAAGAGGCG aTGATCATAGCCAGTATGCAGGTTCCCACTCTAGATGAGATCAATAAGAAGGAGCAAGCCATCAAAGAGGCTTGTAACTACAAATTCAACGACAAAGACATAGAGGAC ATCGTAAAAGAGAAAGACCGATTCCGAAAGGCGCCTTCCAACTATGCCATGAAGAAAACATCACTACTCAAAGATAAG GCCATGGCTGAGGAGAGTGGAGAAGGAGACCGAGCCAAAGAGATCCAGGACCAGCTGAATGAGTTGGAGGAGAGGGCCGAGCATCTGGACAGACAGAGGACCAAAAACATCTCTGCCATCAG CTACATCAACCAGAGGAATCGGAGCTGGAACATTGTTGAGTCTGAGAAAGCCCTAGTG GCTGAGGGACAGAATGCCAAGCTGCAGATGGACCCGTTTACTAGACGTCAGTGCAAACCAACCATGGTGTCTAAC GCCAGAGACCCTTCAGTCCATGCAGCTATCCTCCAACACCTCAACGAGAAGTACGGAGAAGGGTCGGGCAAAGAGATGGACTTGGAGTTTGAGATGGGAAGGGGAGCGGGGCAGGCTGCTCTGAAAGTCATCGACCCGACTAAGAACACCAGCGACCTATCAGAGGACCTCTTTAAAGTTCACGACTTTGACGTCAAGATCGACCTACAGGTTCCCAATGCAG
- the LOC139563839 gene encoding nucleolar and spindle-associated protein 1-like isoform X1, whose translation MDLDSMKYAELRSIAKEVGLKSSKLKADKLLKALREHFQQQQTQEDVAVDQGDETGVDAQDNTVNSNSTQDENNSALVDELSPKPSAQEFVTKRRGRRQPKMRKEPEDEEAECEPAKAPLTPAEVVNTVTESIIGKGSGKRRRVSAAKDSGVAVPEHKVAAVMFGVGQKVVKPVGKIPRHEGLLKRTMLKPTTPNFRKLHEAHFKKMESIDSYVERKTKKMDSFRNSVNELKVLSDKTLLTPTEGKTQTSLTSSRASLFSPASQKPATDRRSVSARKPAQKDTVVPFRPTVLSTRRINVRFSQATQDNEHKKTMVKTPARMATRVDLLTPGKETTFGGKPEVNKTFVLSSAKTPAFVFNANTSVLSNCPETNKKANFDLKASLSKTLTYKPHKGKLKPFMVAKENTVDQSQTVPSHQKNYKQHPVQAREERRTKHTEVRKQKKEKMLGARRGLVIT comes from the exons ATGGACTTGGATTCCATGAAGTATGCCGAATTGCGCAGTATTGCAAAGGAGGTTGGGCTCAAATCGTCAAAACTGAAG GCTGATAAGCTTCTGAAGGCGCTCAGGGAGCATTTCCAACAACAACAAACGCAGGAAGATGTTGCCGTGGAC CAGGGAGATGAGACTGGTGTTGACGCACAGGATAACACGGTTAACAGCAACTCAACTCAGGATGAAAACAATTCAGCACTGGTTGATGAGCTGTCACCAAAACCTTCAGCTCAGGAGTTTGTGACCAAACGTCGTGGTAGACGGCAACCGAAAATGAGGAAAGAGCCTGAAGATGAGGAGGCAGAGTGTGAACCTGCCAAAGCGCCACTCACCCCAGCTGAG GTTGTTAACACGGTGACTGAATCCATCATCGGCAAAGGGAGTGGCAAGAGAAGGAGAGTGTCTGCTGCTAAGGATTCTGGGGTGGCTGTGCCTGAACACAAAGTTGCAGCAGTGATGTTTG GAGTGGGACAGAAAGTGGTGAAGCCCGTAGGAAAGATCCCTCGCCACGAGGGGCTCCTGAAGAGGACTATGTTAAAGCCTACTACACCAA ACTTCAGGAAGCTCCACGAGGCGCATTTCAAAAAGATGGAGTCAATTGATTCGTACGTGGAAAGGAAGACCAAGAAAATGGATTCGTTCAGAAATTCAGTGAATGAATTGAAG GTTCTTTCAGATAAGACTCTTTTGACACCAACTGAAGGAAAAACTCAAACA AGCTTAACCTCGAGCCGCGCCTCCCTGTTCAGCCCTGCATCCCAGAAACCAGCTACAGACAGACGCAGTGTCTCTGCCAGAAAACCCGCCCAGAAGGACACTGTTGTCCCATTCAGACCCACAGTCCTGTCCACACGCCGAATCAACGTTCG GTTCTCTCAAGCTACTCAGGATAATGAGCACAAGAAAACCATGGTGAAGACGCCAGCACGCATGGCAACCCGCGTGGACCTCCTCACTCCTGGGAAAGAGACTACATTTGGAGGGAAACCTGAAGTCAACAAGACCTTTGTTCTCTCCAGCGCTAAGACACCAG CGTTTGTGTTTAATGCAAACACCAgtgttctttctaactgtcctGAAACCAACAAGAAGGCCAACTTTGATCTGAAGGCCAGTCTCTCTAAGACTCTCACCTATAAGCCTCATAAGG GAAAGCTGAAGCCATTCATGGTGGCCAAAGAGAACACAGTGGACCAGTCTCAGACCGTTCCCTCACACCAGAAGAACTACAAACAGCATCCGGTTCAGGCAAG ggaggaaaggaggacaAAACATACTGAAGTCAGGAAGCAGAAGAAAGAGAAGATGCTTGGAGCCAGGCGAGGCCTCGTCATCACCTGA
- the LOC139563839 gene encoding nucleolar and spindle-associated protein 1-like isoform X2: MDLDSMKYAELRSIAKEVGLKSSKLKADKLLKALREHFQQQQTQEDVAVDGDETGVDAQDNTVNSNSTQDENNSALVDELSPKPSAQEFVTKRRGRRQPKMRKEPEDEEAECEPAKAPLTPAEVVNTVTESIIGKGSGKRRRVSAAKDSGVAVPEHKVAAVMFGVGQKVVKPVGKIPRHEGLLKRTMLKPTTPNFRKLHEAHFKKMESIDSYVERKTKKMDSFRNSVNELKVLSDKTLLTPTEGKTQTSLTSSRASLFSPASQKPATDRRSVSARKPAQKDTVVPFRPTVLSTRRINVRFSQATQDNEHKKTMVKTPARMATRVDLLTPGKETTFGGKPEVNKTFVLSSAKTPAFVFNANTSVLSNCPETNKKANFDLKASLSKTLTYKPHKGKLKPFMVAKENTVDQSQTVPSHQKNYKQHPVQAREERRTKHTEVRKQKKEKMLGARRGLVIT; encoded by the exons ATGGACTTGGATTCCATGAAGTATGCCGAATTGCGCAGTATTGCAAAGGAGGTTGGGCTCAAATCGTCAAAACTGAAG GCTGATAAGCTTCTGAAGGCGCTCAGGGAGCATTTCCAACAACAACAAACGCAGGAAGATGTTGCCGTGGAC GGAGATGAGACTGGTGTTGACGCACAGGATAACACGGTTAACAGCAACTCAACTCAGGATGAAAACAATTCAGCACTGGTTGATGAGCTGTCACCAAAACCTTCAGCTCAGGAGTTTGTGACCAAACGTCGTGGTAGACGGCAACCGAAAATGAGGAAAGAGCCTGAAGATGAGGAGGCAGAGTGTGAACCTGCCAAAGCGCCACTCACCCCAGCTGAG GTTGTTAACACGGTGACTGAATCCATCATCGGCAAAGGGAGTGGCAAGAGAAGGAGAGTGTCTGCTGCTAAGGATTCTGGGGTGGCTGTGCCTGAACACAAAGTTGCAGCAGTGATGTTTG GAGTGGGACAGAAAGTGGTGAAGCCCGTAGGAAAGATCCCTCGCCACGAGGGGCTCCTGAAGAGGACTATGTTAAAGCCTACTACACCAA ACTTCAGGAAGCTCCACGAGGCGCATTTCAAAAAGATGGAGTCAATTGATTCGTACGTGGAAAGGAAGACCAAGAAAATGGATTCGTTCAGAAATTCAGTGAATGAATTGAAG GTTCTTTCAGATAAGACTCTTTTGACACCAACTGAAGGAAAAACTCAAACA AGCTTAACCTCGAGCCGCGCCTCCCTGTTCAGCCCTGCATCCCAGAAACCAGCTACAGACAGACGCAGTGTCTCTGCCAGAAAACCCGCCCAGAAGGACACTGTTGTCCCATTCAGACCCACAGTCCTGTCCACACGCCGAATCAACGTTCG GTTCTCTCAAGCTACTCAGGATAATGAGCACAAGAAAACCATGGTGAAGACGCCAGCACGCATGGCAACCCGCGTGGACCTCCTCACTCCTGGGAAAGAGACTACATTTGGAGGGAAACCTGAAGTCAACAAGACCTTTGTTCTCTCCAGCGCTAAGACACCAG CGTTTGTGTTTAATGCAAACACCAgtgttctttctaactgtcctGAAACCAACAAGAAGGCCAACTTTGATCTGAAGGCCAGTCTCTCTAAGACTCTCACCTATAAGCCTCATAAGG GAAAGCTGAAGCCATTCATGGTGGCCAAAGAGAACACAGTGGACCAGTCTCAGACCGTTCCCTCACACCAGAAGAACTACAAACAGCATCCGGTTCAGGCAAG ggaggaaaggaggacaAAACATACTGAAGTCAGGAAGCAGAAGAAAGAGAAGATGCTTGGAGCCAGGCGAGGCCTCGTCATCACCTGA